In Rhodanobacter denitrificans, a single window of DNA contains:
- a CDS encoding CPBP family intramembrane glutamic endopeptidase, with the protein MLAFVVLWLLYQSAEGVGGRWLHSFPVQAGLVLSCVLVAWPLSRWLGYRGYGAYALTRRHGWQTWLPAGLLLAVLAKFAAVRLGLAWGVYAPDPQTASGGVASLLSALPLLLLSTFVASLAEDILTRGFWYRAADVHWRGGVVFVLASSTIYVLNHIYRLADGPLEWFTLFSFGLAYAAALWRSGSLWAAVGLHWGWNLGNGVVDATLPATVVDARMAPCLSIGAHLLMLLLVLALPTSRVASQVVDERQ; encoded by the coding sequence ATGCTCGCATTCGTCGTGTTGTGGCTGCTGTACCAGTCGGCCGAAGGCGTCGGCGGACGCTGGCTGCACAGTTTTCCGGTGCAGGCCGGCCTGGTGCTCTCGTGCGTGCTGGTGGCCTGGCCGCTGTCGCGCTGGCTCGGCTATCGCGGCTACGGCGCGTACGCGCTGACCCGTCGTCATGGCTGGCAGACATGGTTGCCAGCCGGCTTGTTGCTGGCCGTGCTGGCGAAGTTTGCCGCAGTGCGGCTCGGCCTGGCCTGGGGCGTCTATGCGCCCGACCCGCAGACAGCCAGCGGCGGCGTGGCCAGCCTGCTGTCCGCGCTGCCGTTGCTGTTGCTTTCCACCTTCGTGGCATCGCTGGCCGAGGACATCCTGACCCGCGGCTTCTGGTATCGCGCCGCCGACGTGCACTGGCGCGGCGGTGTGGTGTTCGTGCTGGCATCCAGCACGATCTACGTGCTCAACCACATCTACCGTCTTGCCGACGGCCCGCTGGAGTGGTTCACGTTGTTCAGCTTCGGGCTGGCTTATGCCGCCGCGTTGTGGCGCAGTGGCAGCCTGTGGGCAGCGGTCGGCCTGCATTGGGGCTGGAACCTGGGCAACGGCGTGGTCGATGCCACGCTGCCCGCGACCGTGGTGGATGCGCGGATGGCTCCCTGTCTGTCCATCGGTGCACACCTGCTGATGCTGTTGCTGGTACTGGCCTTGCCGACATCGCGCGTGGCCTCACAGGTGGTAGACGAACGCCAGTGA
- a CDS encoding GNAT family N-acetyltransferase — protein MSAPTLPVFRPATLADVEAIVALVESAYRGESGLRGWTTESHLLDGQRTDAADVRGLIERPGSRILLAERDGRLVASCHVERQGDNGYFGMFAVDPAGQGGGLGKQVLAEAERIAREEWHCRGMRMTVIVQREELIAWYGRRGYRRTGEYQPFPYGDERFGIPRRDDLRFEVLRKDFDEVTA, from the coding sequence ATGAGCGCCCCCACCCTTCCCGTTTTCCGCCCGGCGACTCTCGCCGATGTCGAAGCCATCGTGGCCCTGGTCGAATCCGCGTACCGCGGCGAATCCGGCCTGCGCGGCTGGACTACCGAATCGCACCTGCTGGACGGCCAGCGCACCGACGCGGCCGACGTGCGCGGACTGATCGAGCGCCCGGGCAGCCGTATCCTGCTGGCCGAACGCGACGGCCGGCTGGTGGCCAGCTGCCACGTCGAACGCCAGGGCGACAACGGCTACTTCGGCATGTTCGCGGTCGATCCGGCCGGGCAGGGCGGTGGCCTCGGCAAGCAGGTGCTGGCCGAGGCCGAACGGATCGCGCGCGAGGAGTGGCATTGCCGCGGCATGCGCATGACGGTGATCGTGCAGCGCGAGGAACTGATCGCCTGGTACGGCCGCCGCGGCTACCGGCGTACCGGCGAGTACCAGCCGTTCCCCTATGGCGACGAGCGTTTCGGCATCCCGCGCCGCGACGATCTGCGCTTCGAGGTATTGCGCAAGGACTTCGACGAGGTGACGGCATGA
- a CDS encoding MipA/OmpV family protein — MPNHCAIPLQLGLLLAACLLWLPGCTAAAEPTTLAVGVGMQRMPSWPGASNQHSEPLPYIDIELPGRGSFSTLDGLQIQLVHGDTWHAGIHGDYQWGRSRDDLGSLGGKIPSLAPRINLGGYLEWQLNRQLDVGGSLRHDINGAGAYLELYAEWDPPPIGLLEQSFELHWQAMNAPAMNRFFGIGPQAARALSVRAWQPGAGSQLASLEYNLFMPTSRHTGMALALVYGRLLGDAADSPLVTRYGSRTQLSESLAFVYHL, encoded by the coding sequence ATGCCGAACCACTGCGCCATCCCGTTGCAACTTGGCCTGCTGCTGGCCGCGTGCCTGCTGTGGCTGCCGGGCTGCACCGCAGCGGCCGAGCCGACCACGCTCGCCGTCGGCGTCGGCATGCAACGCATGCCCAGCTGGCCCGGCGCCAGCAACCAGCACAGCGAGCCGCTGCCGTACATCGACATCGAACTGCCCGGTCGCGGCAGCTTCTCCACCCTGGACGGGCTGCAGATCCAGCTGGTCCACGGCGACACATGGCACGCCGGCATCCATGGCGATTACCAATGGGGTCGCTCGCGCGACGACCTCGGCAGCCTGGGCGGGAAGATCCCGTCGCTGGCGCCGCGGATCAACCTGGGCGGCTACCTCGAATGGCAGCTCAACCGGCAGCTCGACGTGGGCGGCAGCCTCCGCCACGACATCAACGGCGCCGGCGCCTATCTGGAGCTGTATGCGGAATGGGACCCGCCGCCGATCGGCCTGCTGGAGCAATCCTTCGAGTTGCACTGGCAGGCGATGAACGCGCCGGCGATGAACCGCTTCTTCGGCATCGGTCCGCAAGCCGCGCGCGCCTTGTCGGTGCGCGCGTGGCAACCTGGCGCCGGCAGCCAGCTGGCCTCGCTGGAGTACAACCTGTTCATGCCCACCAGCCGGCACACCGGCATGGCGCTGGCGCTGGTCTACGGGCGCTTGCTCGGCGATGCTGCCGACAGTCCGCTGGTTACCCGTTACGGCTCGCGCACGCAGCTGTCGGAATCACTGGCGTTCGTCTACCACCTGTGA
- a CDS encoding beta-ketoacyl-[acyl-carrier-protein] synthase family protein, which translates to MPTVSTRRVVITGMGAISPLGVGAAALWQGLREGRSAIGPLRHPDAERLRVKVAAQVPESFDPAAHIDERTLPLLDRTSEFALHAAREAVAQSGVDFAGGLGLRTAVIVGTGVGGETTQDEQSRRLYAENAQRAHPLTIVRLMTNASASQISIAYGLHGPTYAVASACASANHAIIQAAQMIRYGMADAAVTGGTEACLTYGALRAWEAMRVVADDTCRPFSANRRGLVLGEGAGIFVLESLEHAQARGATILAELAGTGMSADASDIVMPSAEGAATAMRLALAEAELNPQDVDYINAHGTGTQANDATETRAIRLAFGAYADRLAVSSTKSMHGHALGASGALELVAAIGALRDSVVPPTANLDQVDPACDLDYVPNVAREMPVRAVLSNSFAFGGLNAVLALKRAP; encoded by the coding sequence ATGCCGACCGTATCGACGCGCCGGGTGGTGATCACCGGCATGGGTGCGATCAGCCCGCTGGGCGTGGGCGCCGCGGCACTGTGGCAGGGCCTGCGCGAGGGCCGCAGTGCGATCGGCCCGCTGCGGCACCCGGATGCCGAACGCCTGCGCGTGAAGGTCGCCGCCCAGGTACCGGAGAGTTTCGACCCCGCCGCCCACATCGACGAGCGCACCCTGCCCCTGCTCGACCGCACCTCGGAGTTCGCGCTGCACGCGGCGCGCGAGGCGGTGGCGCAGTCCGGCGTGGACTTCGCCGGCGGCCTGGGCCTGCGTACCGCGGTGATCGTGGGTACCGGCGTGGGCGGCGAGACCACCCAGGACGAGCAGAGCCGGCGCCTGTATGCCGAGAACGCACAGCGCGCGCACCCGCTCACCATCGTGCGGCTGATGACCAACGCCTCGGCCAGCCAGATCAGCATCGCGTACGGCCTGCACGGCCCCACCTACGCCGTGGCCAGCGCCTGCGCCTCGGCCAACCACGCGATCATCCAGGCCGCGCAGATGATCCGTTACGGCATGGCCGACGCCGCCGTCACCGGCGGCACCGAAGCCTGCCTCACCTACGGCGCGCTGCGCGCATGGGAGGCGATGCGCGTCGTGGCCGACGACACCTGCCGTCCGTTCAGCGCGAACCGGCGCGGCCTGGTGCTCGGCGAAGGCGCCGGCATCTTCGTGCTGGAATCGCTGGAGCACGCGCAGGCGCGTGGCGCCACCATCCTCGCCGAACTGGCCGGCACCGGCATGAGCGCCGACGCCAGCGACATCGTGATGCCCAGCGCCGAAGGCGCCGCTACGGCGATGCGCCTGGCACTGGCAGAGGCCGAACTGAACCCGCAAGACGTGGATTACATCAACGCCCACGGCACCGGCACCCAGGCCAACGACGCCACCGAGACGCGCGCGATCCGCCTGGCCTTCGGCGCGTACGCCGACCGCCTCGCGGTGTCCTCCACCAAGTCCATGCACGGCCACGCGCTCGGCGCCTCCGGTGCGCTGGAACTGGTCGCCGCGATCGGCGCGCTGCGCGACAGCGTGGTGCCGCCCACCGCCAACCTCGACCAGGTCGACCCTGCCTGCGACCTCGACTACGTGCCGAACGTGGCGCGCGAGATGCCGGTGCGGGCGGTGCTCAGCAATTCGTTCGCGTTCGGGGGGTTGAACGCGGTGCTGGCGTTGAAGCGGGCACCGTAG
- a CDS encoding acyltransferase — MLAKLPGPIRIPLALLLLAANILLHVLPLFALSLVKVVVPVHGIRLACSRMLVAIAESWIGVNNFLFGLFTRIRWQVEGLAGLRRDGNYLVLCNHQSWVDIPVLQKVFNRRVPFMRFFLKQQLIWVPLLGPAWWALDFPFMKRYSRETLLRHPELQGRDREATRQACAKFRHMPVSVMNFVEGTRFTPAKHDAQSSPYRHLLRPKAGGLAFVLDAMGDALHATLDVTIVYPEGRGTMMDLIAGRVHDIRVHVRELPIDATLVGSYDDDAAFRGRVKLWVNALWREKDARVAQMLMAADAAPVGE; from the coding sequence ATGCTCGCCAAGCTCCCCGGCCCGATCCGCATCCCGCTGGCCCTGCTGCTGCTCGCCGCCAATATCCTGCTGCACGTGCTGCCGCTGTTCGCGCTCAGCCTGGTCAAGGTGGTCGTGCCGGTGCACGGGATCCGGCTTGCCTGCTCGCGCATGCTGGTGGCGATCGCGGAGAGCTGGATCGGCGTCAACAACTTCCTGTTCGGCTTGTTCACCCGCATCCGCTGGCAGGTCGAAGGGCTGGCCGGCCTGCGTCGCGACGGCAACTACCTGGTGCTGTGCAACCACCAGAGCTGGGTGGACATCCCGGTGCTGCAGAAGGTGTTCAACCGGCGCGTGCCGTTCATGCGCTTCTTCCTCAAACAGCAGCTGATCTGGGTGCCTCTGCTCGGGCCGGCGTGGTGGGCGCTGGATTTCCCGTTCATGAAGCGCTACTCGCGGGAAACCCTGCTGCGCCATCCCGAACTGCAGGGCCGCGACCGCGAGGCCACCCGGCAGGCCTGCGCGAAGTTCCGCCACATGCCGGTGTCGGTGATGAACTTCGTCGAGGGCACCCGTTTCACGCCGGCCAAGCACGACGCGCAGTCCTCGCCGTACCGGCACCTGCTGCGGCCGAAGGCCGGCGGGCTGGCGTTCGTGCTGGACGCGATGGGCGACGCGCTGCACGCGACCCTCGACGTCACCATCGTCTATCCGGAAGGCCGCGGCACGATGATGGATCTGATTGCCGGTCGCGTGCACGACATTCGCGTGCACGTGCGCGAGCTGCCGATCGACGCCACCCTGGTGGGCAGCTACGACGACGACGCGGCGTTTCGCGGGCGCGTCAAGCTGTGGGTCAATGCGCTGTGGCGCGAGAAGGACGCCCGGGTCGCGCAGATGCTGATGGCGGCGGATGCCGCACCGGTGGGAGAGTGA
- a CDS encoding acyl carrier protein: MTATIQQQVFEIIAKQAKIEVATIRPESTLKDLGVASLEAIEMIFDIEEHFNINFPDQQGANFDTDTAQSLVDAVQKALDDKAATGEGSK; this comes from the coding sequence ATGACCGCAACGATCCAGCAGCAGGTATTCGAGATCATCGCCAAGCAGGCCAAGATCGAGGTGGCGACGATCAGGCCCGAATCCACCCTGAAGGACCTGGGCGTCGCCTCGCTGGAAGCGATCGAGATGATCTTCGACATCGAGGAACACTTCAACATCAACTTCCCCGACCAGCAGGGCGCCAACTTCGACACCGACACCGCGCAGAGCCTGGTCGACGCGGTGCAGAAAGCGCTGGACGACAAGGCCGCCACGGGCGAAGGAAGCAAGTGA
- a CDS encoding aspartate aminotransferase family protein encodes MNVFDKNASVVIDDAELLADEAKYSSFGDTVHYVDPPKIFRHGEGSYMFDTAGTPFLDLQMWYSAVNFGYGNKRLNDTLKRQIDLLPQVASQYLHQTRIELAKTVALDAKKKFGLDGRVHFNVGGAQAIEDSLKLVRNYKNGKSLMFAFEGGYHGRTLGASSITSSYRYRRRFGHFGERAMFLPFPYPFRRPKGMTAEEYSDACVNQFARLFETEYNGVWDPKTNQCEYAAFYVEPIQGTGGYVVPPMNFFKDLKKVLDQYGILLVVDEIQMGFWRTGKLWSIEHFGVTPDVIVFGKALTNGLNPLSGLWAREEMINPTIFPPGSTHSTFNSNPLGTALGLEVIKMGYELDYEKTVPVKGAHFLEGLRGLQKKHKEIGDVDGLGLALRAEICTDDGFTPNKALLDKMVDIGLAGDLTHNGKKIGLVLDVGGWYKNVITFAPSLDITHEEIDLAISLLDQLLTKAKKG; translated from the coding sequence ATGAATGTTTTCGACAAGAACGCTTCCGTGGTGATCGACGACGCCGAGCTGCTCGCCGACGAGGCGAAGTACAGCTCGTTCGGCGACACCGTGCACTACGTCGACCCGCCAAAGATCTTCCGCCACGGCGAAGGCAGCTACATGTTCGACACCGCCGGCACACCGTTCCTGGATCTGCAGATGTGGTACTCGGCGGTCAACTTCGGTTACGGCAACAAGCGCCTCAACGACACGCTGAAGCGCCAGATCGACCTGCTGCCGCAGGTGGCCAGCCAGTACCTGCACCAGACCCGCATCGAGCTGGCCAAGACGGTGGCGCTGGACGCGAAGAAGAAGTTCGGCCTGGACGGCCGCGTGCACTTCAACGTGGGCGGCGCGCAGGCGATCGAGGATTCGCTCAAGCTGGTGCGCAACTACAAGAACGGCAAGAGCCTGATGTTCGCCTTCGAGGGCGGCTACCACGGCCGCACCCTGGGCGCCTCGTCGATCACCTCCAGCTACCGCTACCGCCGCCGCTTCGGCCACTTCGGCGAGCGCGCGATGTTCCTGCCGTTCCCGTACCCGTTCCGCCGCCCGAAGGGCATGACGGCGGAGGAGTACTCGGACGCCTGCGTGAACCAGTTCGCGCGCCTGTTCGAGACCGAATACAACGGTGTGTGGGATCCGAAAACGAACCAGTGCGAATACGCCGCGTTCTACGTCGAGCCGATCCAGGGCACCGGCGGCTACGTCGTGCCGCCGATGAACTTCTTCAAGGACCTGAAAAAGGTGCTCGACCAGTACGGCATCCTGCTGGTGGTGGACGAGATCCAGATGGGTTTCTGGCGCACCGGCAAGCTGTGGTCGATCGAGCACTTCGGCGTGACGCCGGACGTGATCGTGTTCGGCAAGGCGCTTACCAACGGCCTCAACCCGCTGTCCGGCCTGTGGGCGCGCGAGGAGATGATCAACCCCACCATCTTCCCGCCGGGCTCCACCCACAGCACGTTCAACTCCAACCCGCTGGGCACCGCGCTGGGCCTCGAAGTCATCAAGATGGGTTACGAGCTGGACTACGAGAAGACCGTGCCAGTGAAGGGCGCGCATTTCCTCGAAGGCCTGCGCGGACTGCAGAAGAAGCACAAGGAAATCGGCGACGTGGATGGTCTGGGCCTGGCGCTGCGTGCCGAGATATGCACCGACGACGGCTTCACCCCGAACAAGGCGCTGCTCGACAAGATGGTCGACATCGGCCTGGCCGGCGACCTCACGCACAACGGCAAGAAGATCGGCCTCGTGCTCGACGTGGGCGGCTGGTACAAGAACGTGATCACGTTTGCGCCGTCGCTGGACATCACGCATGAGGAGATTGATCTGGCGATCAGCCTGCTGGATCAGCTGCTGACCAAGGCGAAGAAGGGCTGA
- a CDS encoding MtnX-like HAD-IB family phosphatase yields the protein MPVSGWTILCDFDGTISVEDVIDSLLDRFGRPGWEVLEQDWRAGRIGSRECMAGQVDLLQMSRAELDAHLAEMWIDHAFPGFVAKARELGVPIRVVSDGLDYAIHRILGRYGLDDLPLAANHLAPAEPPRQWQLTSPFQADGCRSGTCKCACVGQARETGAKTLLIGDGASDFCAADRVDFVFAKHRLIEHCRAAGIPYVPITGFEDALEFLPRLLDGSLSGHPTATASATTA from the coding sequence ATGCCCGTTTCCGGCTGGACCATCCTGTGCGATTTCGACGGCACCATTTCCGTCGAGGATGTGATCGACTCGCTGCTCGATCGTTTCGGTCGTCCCGGCTGGGAAGTGCTGGAGCAGGATTGGCGCGCCGGCCGGATCGGTTCGCGCGAGTGCATGGCCGGCCAGGTCGACCTGCTGCAGATGAGCCGCGCCGAACTCGATGCGCACCTGGCCGAGATGTGGATCGACCATGCGTTTCCGGGTTTCGTGGCGAAGGCGCGCGAGCTCGGCGTGCCGATCCGCGTGGTCAGCGACGGCCTCGATTATGCGATCCACCGCATCCTCGGCCGCTACGGCCTGGACGACCTGCCACTGGCGGCGAACCACCTGGCGCCGGCCGAACCGCCGCGGCAGTGGCAGCTGACCTCGCCGTTCCAGGCGGACGGTTGCCGCAGCGGCACCTGCAAGTGCGCCTGCGTGGGTCAAGCCCGCGAGACGGGGGCGAAGACCCTGCTGATCGGCGACGGCGCCTCGGATTTCTGCGCTGCCGACCGCGTCGACTTCGTGTTCGCCAAGCACCGCCTGATCGAGCACTGCCGCGCCGCCGGCATCCCCTACGTGCCGATCACCGGCTTCGAGGACGCGCTCGAGTTCTTGCCGCGACTGCTCGACGGCAGCCTGTCCGGCCATCCCACCGCAACCGCATCGGCGACGACAGCCTGA
- a CDS encoding M13 family metallopeptidase, which translates to MKHRCMKPLAFALAMTLGGSALAAPTTAFDVNELDSSIKACTDFNGFVNAKWVAANPIPADRTRWGSFDALREGSLNVQHAIVEKAAREAAAARPGSIEQKIGYLYASGMDEAAIERAGFDPLRPQLARIAGLKNRADVVGYIRDSYARGEPVLFRFSGNADFKDSNRQIAYAGQGGLGLPTVDYYSKPDYAKIRTAYVAHIAKLLELTGVGATDAQQQAKSVLAFETRLAAVSLPPVEMRNPNNRYHYVSLAEADKVTPDFDWAAFFKAQGAYVKDGFSLSQPKFFAEVQQMLGDVPLAQWQAYLRYHAIANAAPYLSTPFQQEDFAFNAQTLNGQKEMKPRWKRVLDATNDGMGMALGQLYVADHFSPASKQRAEELVANLSAAFRTRIEQLEWMSDATRQKALQKWATFVPKIGYPDKWRDWSGLALTPGDYYANVQAANKFNYDYAIAKIGKPVDRSEWGMTPQTVNAYYSAQKNEIVFPAAILQPPFFDANADDAINYGGIGAVIGHEMGHGYDDQGSKFDARGNNVNWWTDADRAAFEARTAKLGAQFDGYEALPGKHVNGQLTMGENIGDLGGLNAAYTALQMALAKNPAEAQRKVDGYTQEQRFFLNWARVWRGNIRPEAQLTLLNTDPHAPAKFRAIGAPSNMPEFARAFRCKSGDAMVRDGERQVKIW; encoded by the coding sequence ATGAAGCACCGTTGCATGAAGCCGCTGGCCTTCGCCCTGGCGATGACGCTGGGCGGCAGCGCGCTGGCCGCCCCCACCACCGCCTTCGACGTGAACGAGCTGGACAGCTCGATCAAGGCCTGCACCGACTTCAACGGCTTCGTCAACGCGAAATGGGTGGCCGCCAACCCGATTCCCGCCGACCGCACGCGCTGGGGTTCGTTCGACGCGCTGCGCGAGGGCAGCCTCAACGTGCAGCACGCGATCGTCGAGAAGGCCGCGCGCGAAGCGGCCGCCGCCAGGCCGGGCTCGATCGAGCAGAAGATCGGCTACCTGTACGCCTCCGGCATGGATGAGGCGGCCATCGAGCGGGCCGGCTTCGATCCGCTCAGGCCGCAGCTGGCGCGCATCGCCGGGTTGAAGAACCGTGCCGACGTGGTCGGCTACATCCGCGACAGCTACGCCCGCGGCGAGCCGGTGCTGTTCCGCTTCTCTGGCAACGCCGACTTCAAGGATTCCAACCGGCAGATCGCCTACGCCGGCCAGGGCGGCCTCGGCCTGCCCACCGTCGACTACTACAGCAAGCCCGACTACGCCAAGATCCGCACCGCCTACGTCGCGCACATCGCCAAGCTGCTGGAACTGACCGGCGTCGGCGCCACCGACGCGCAGCAGCAGGCCAAGTCGGTGCTGGCGTTCGAAACCCGCCTCGCCGCCGTGTCGCTGCCCCCGGTGGAAATGCGCAACCCGAACAACCGCTACCACTACGTCAGCCTCGCCGAGGCCGACAAGGTCACGCCGGACTTCGACTGGGCCGCGTTCTTCAAGGCACAGGGTGCCTACGTGAAGGACGGCTTCTCGCTGTCGCAGCCGAAGTTCTTCGCCGAAGTGCAGCAGATGCTCGGCGACGTGCCGCTGGCGCAGTGGCAGGCCTACCTGCGCTACCACGCGATCGCCAACGCGGCGCCGTACCTGTCCACGCCGTTCCAGCAGGAAGACTTCGCGTTCAACGCGCAGACCCTGAACGGGCAGAAGGAAATGAAGCCGCGCTGGAAGCGCGTGCTCGACGCCACCAACGACGGCATGGGCATGGCGCTGGGCCAGTTGTACGTGGCCGACCACTTCTCGCCGGCCTCGAAGCAGCGCGCCGAGGAACTGGTGGCCAACCTCAGCGCGGCCTTCCGCACGCGCATCGAGCAGCTCGAATGGATGAGCGACGCGACCAGGCAGAAGGCGCTGCAGAAATGGGCCACCTTCGTGCCGAAGATCGGCTACCCCGACAAGTGGCGTGACTGGTCCGGCCTGGCACTGACGCCGGGCGACTACTACGCCAACGTGCAGGCGGCGAACAAGTTCAACTACGACTACGCCATCGCCAAGATCGGCAAGCCGGTCGACCGCAGCGAATGGGGCATGACCCCGCAGACGGTGAACGCCTACTACAGCGCGCAGAAGAACGAGATCGTGTTCCCGGCCGCGATCCTGCAGCCGCCGTTCTTCGACGCCAACGCAGACGACGCGATCAACTACGGTGGCATCGGCGCGGTGATCGGCCACGAGATGGGCCACGGCTACGACGACCAGGGCAGCAAGTTCGACGCCCGCGGCAACAACGTCAACTGGTGGACCGACGCCGACCGCGCGGCGTTCGAGGCGCGCACCGCGAAACTTGGCGCGCAGTTCGACGGCTATGAAGCACTGCCCGGCAAGCACGTCAACGGCCAGCTCACCATGGGCGAGAACATCGGCGACCTGGGCGGCCTCAACGCGGCCTACACCGCGCTGCAGATGGCGCTGGCGAAGAACCCGGCCGAGGCGCAGCGCAAGGTCGACGGCTACACCCAGGAGCAGCGCTTCTTCCTGAACTGGGCCCGCGTGTGGCGCGGCAACATCCGCCCCGAGGCGCAGCTGACCCTGCTCAACACCGACCCGCACGCACCGGCGAAATTCCGCGCGATCGGCGCGCCGTCGAACATGCCGGAATTCGCCCGGGCATTCCGGTGCAAGAGCGGCGACGCCATGGTGCGCGACGGCGAGCGCCAGGTGAAGATCTGGTAA
- a CDS encoding non-heme iron oxygenase ferredoxin subunit, which yields MNGWVRVGTRSDFLPGEYKVVWDGDTPIAVYNIDGALYAVEDICTHDGGDLAGGEVFGFEVECPRHGARFDLRTGAVTKPPAYEPIASFPVREDDGAIWTRDDR from the coding sequence ATGAACGGCTGGGTACGGGTCGGCACGCGCAGCGACTTCCTGCCGGGCGAGTACAAGGTGGTGTGGGACGGCGACACGCCGATCGCGGTGTACAACATCGACGGCGCGCTGTACGCGGTGGAAGACATCTGCACCCACGACGGCGGCGATCTGGCCGGTGGCGAGGTGTTCGGCTTCGAGGTGGAATGCCCGCGCCACGGCGCCCGCTTCGACCTGCGCACCGGCGCGGTGACGAAACCGCCGGCGTACGAGCCGATCGCCAGTTTCCCGGTGCGCGAGGACGACGGCGCGATCTGGACCCGCGACGATCGCTGA
- the panE gene encoding 2-dehydropantoate 2-reductase translates to MRILIVGAGATGGYFGGRLLQHGRDVTFLVREKRAAQLAQHGLSIRSATGDADLRSPPTVLAGDLRGPYELIVLSCKAYGLEQAMADIAPAAGPQTVILPLLNGMRQLDLLDARFGAQHVLGGQCVIAATLDADGAVRHLNTSHSLTFGERDGSASARMQRITQALSDAGFDARPSSTVLQDMWDKWIFLAALAGITCLMRGSVGEIVAAPGGTAAALDLLEDCRAVAERAGHAPSEQTLQRARGVLTEAGSTLTASMLRDLQHGHPIEADHIVGDLLARADRSRDEGSLLATVYAHLKVYEAGRSSAAA, encoded by the coding sequence ATGCGTATTCTGATCGTGGGCGCCGGTGCCACCGGTGGCTACTTCGGCGGTCGCCTGCTGCAGCACGGGCGCGACGTGACGTTCCTGGTGCGCGAAAAGCGCGCGGCACAACTGGCGCAGCATGGCCTGTCGATCAGGAGCGCCACCGGCGACGCCGACCTGCGTTCGCCGCCGACCGTGCTGGCCGGCGACCTGCGCGGGCCGTACGAGCTGATCGTGCTGAGCTGCAAGGCGTATGGCCTGGAGCAGGCGATGGCTGACATCGCGCCGGCGGCAGGGCCGCAGACCGTCATCCTGCCGCTGCTCAACGGCATGCGCCAGCTCGACCTGCTCGATGCGCGCTTCGGTGCGCAGCACGTGCTCGGCGGGCAGTGCGTGATCGCCGCCACGCTGGATGCAGACGGCGCCGTGCGCCACCTCAATACCTCGCACAGCCTCACCTTCGGCGAGCGCGACGGCAGCGCGTCGGCGCGCATGCAGCGGATCACGCAGGCGCTGTCAGATGCGGGCTTCGATGCGCGGCCGAGCAGCACGGTGCTGCAGGACATGTGGGACAAATGGATCTTCCTGGCGGCGCTGGCCGGCATCACCTGCCTGATGCGCGGCTCGGTCGGCGAGATCGTGGCTGCGCCGGGCGGCACGGCGGCGGCGCTGGATCTGCTGGAGGATTGCCGCGCGGTGGCCGAGCGTGCCGGCCATGCGCCGAGCGAGCAGACCCTGCAGCGGGCCCGCGGCGTGCTGACCGAGGCCGGCTCCACGCTGACCGCCTCGATGCTGCGTGACCTGCAGCATGGCCACCCGATCGAAGCCGACCACATCGTCGGCGACCTGCTGGCCCGCGCCGACCGCTCGCGCGACGAAGGCTCGCTGCTGGCGACGGTGTATGCGCATCTGAAGGTCTACGAAGCGGGCCGGTCGTCGGCGGCGGCATGA